In Nitrospirota bacterium, the genomic window CCCCACATCTACGTTCCTTGATATCACAACACCATCAACAGGGGCTTTTATTATTGTATTGGAAAGATTTACCTCGCTAAGCCTGCGTGCTGCCTTGCTCTGCTCTACCTGTGCCGAAGCAGCATTCATCTGGGCAAGGGCAGATTCGTAATTGGCCTGGGTAACATCAAAGTCGCTCTGGGATATAATGCCTTTCAGGTGAAGGTCTTTTGCCCTTTCGAAATTTCTCTTTGCATCGTTCACACCCACTTTTGCCTTTTCTAAATTTGCACTGGCATTTAACAGGTTTGCCTTTGCCTGATTTACCTGCTCGATAAAAAGCGCGGGGTCAAGCCGTGCAATCACCTGCCCTTTTTTGACAACAGAGTTGAAGTCAGCATGAAGCTCTTTTATTGTGCCTGAGACCTGACTTCCGACCAGAACAGTTACTAATGCATTGAGAGTCCCTGTTGCTGAAACAGTGGCAGAGATATCCCCCCTCTCTATTTTTGCGGTTTTGAACCCTTTGGTTTTCCTGTTTCCATCGCTGAAATATTTCCAGCCAATTCCAATCCCTGCAAGAAGGGCAATTACAGCTCCAATTATTACAAACTTTTTACGCATCTTTTCTTATTCCTCTACTGTTAGCGTCCCTTTTACTTTTTTAAGCTCTACCTCGGCCTTTGCATAATCCATGAGTGCTCTTTTTTCATTGTTAAG contains:
- a CDS encoding efflux RND transporter periplasmic adaptor subunit, with the translated sequence MRKKFVIIGAVIALLAGIGIGWKYFSDGNRKTKGFKTAKIERGDISATVSATGTLNALVTVLVGSQVSGTIKELHADFNSVVKKGQVIARLDPALFIEQVNQAKANLLNASANLEKAKVGVNDAKRNFERAKDLHLKGIISQSDFDVTQANYESALAQMNAASAQVEQSKAARRLSEVNLSNTIIKAPVDGVVISRNVDVG